In the genome of Hydrogenophaga sp. PBL-H3, the window GGTACCCGCGTTGTCGGAGAGCTTGGCTCCCTCGACCACACCCTGCGTTGAACGTTCCATGGCGGCCACCGCGTCTTGCGTGTCGGTCTGAATCGCCTTCACCAGCGCCGAGATCTGTCGTGTCGCATCAGCAGAGCGTTCGGCCAGTCGCTGCACCTCTTCTGCCACCACGGAGAAGCCTCGGCCAGCTTCGCCAGCTGACGCGGCCTGGATGGCGGCGTTCAGTGCCAGCACGTTGGTCTGTTCGGTAATGTCGGAGATCAGTTCGGTGATCTCACCGATCTCCTGTGACGACTCACCCAGCCGCTTGATGCGTTTGGAGGTTTCCTGAATCTGATCACGGATCGAGTTCATACCGCCGATCGCGTCCTGCACCGCCTGCAAACCCGACTCGGCTGCCACCAGCGATGCACGGGCCACCGTGGCCGACTCCTGCGCCTGACCGGACACCTGGTTGATTCGCTGCGCCATGTCGAGCACCGACTGACCCGTTTCGCGAATTTCCCGAAGCTGTTCGGTCGACGCTGCCAGCAGTTCGGTGGACGTGCTTTCCACCGCTGACGTCGTTTGCGCCACGCGCGTGGCCGTGGCTTGCACGTTGCCCACCAGCGATCGAAGTTCCTCCACCGTGTAGTTCACCGAGTCGGCAATGGCACCGGTGATGTCTTCAGTCACCGTGGCTTCCTGGGTCAAGTCACCTTCAGCAACCGTCTGCAATTCGTTCATCAAACGCAAGATGGCCGCCTGGTTGGCGTCGTTGACGCGCTTGGCATCCTGCTCCAGCGACTCGGCCGCCAGACGCTGCGACTCAGCCGTCAGTTGACGCTGCCGGCTCTCCTGCAACTGCACATAGGCCAGGCCACCGGCACACAACAGCGCAAACAGGGCCGAGAAAAGCAAGGCGCCGAATTCGCCACCGCTCAACCCCGAACGCGAGGTGAGCTCCGACTGAAGGTTCTGCAATCCCAGACGCAAGGGCTCACTGTCCGCAATGATGCTGGCCTGGGCTTCGCGCGCCGACACCAGACCCTGCAGGTTGCCCAGAATGGCGCCCGCTTCCACCCGGGTTTGCTCATACAGCTTCAGCAGTGCACCGAGGCGCTCGCGCACCTGCTCATCCTTGGCTGCGGCCAGGCGCAGCTCTTCGCTTCCACTGAGCAAACCTTCCGAGATTTCCTTGAACGTGTTCAAGTCCTTGCCCAGCAGGAACACGGCCTCTGGACTCACGCCTTCAAGCGTCAGAAACTCGTTGGCCGATTTGCCGATGCGCTGGGTCAACATCACGAGCTGGCCGGAAGCAGAGATTTCCGCAGCTGGTGCGTTTTGCTGCAGCTTCAGCGAAGAGATCGTCTCGGCGATCTCCAGCAGGTCCGAAGACTGACGGTTGATGGTGCGCAATGCGTTGCCCACCTGCGTCAAGATGCTTTCCTGTGACAAAACCGCAGTCGCATTTTTCTCAGCTGCGTCAATCCTTGGCAGCAGTTCGTCGAGTCGGGCCGCGTAATCAGGCCCCAAGGCGTCGATGGACATTTCGGCGTCGCCTTGTTTGAGGCCTCGCAGGCTGCGCGACAGAACATCGGAGCTGTCACGCACCTCCGGGAATGCCGTGGGGCTGCCGATCAAAGCCTGGGAAACACTCTTCGCCAGGCGCTGCGACTGCATCAGGGCCTGACCGCTGGCAGCCAATTGCTGACTGACTTTCTCTGTCTGGCTCAAGACGAAGAAGGTGACCGCGCCGAGCACGACCAGACCGAAGGCCAGCGACGCGGCCAGCGTGCGCTGGTGCTGCTCGGCGGGCCGGCGCCCCAGCAAAGGCACCGAGATCAATCCCGACTGCTCTGCGCCATCGTCGTCTTCGGACATCAGCAGATTGCCGGAGAAGTCGTCTGCCTGAGGGACGGGGGCCAAGCGGGCAGCCGCCAGTTCGGCAGCTTCCTGATCAGTCACGGCGTGCAGGTCGCGTTCATCATCGGCTTTTTTCTTGAACAGTCCCTGGAATCGATCAAGCGTGGCCATGTAAACACCTTCCAACAGAAAACAAATGAGAAAAGATCGGACCGGTCGACCTTTGGGGGTCGTCAGGCCGCAATTGCGAGGAATTCGGGTTCGCCAACCAACACCTGCAAATCCAGCTCTTGCCACAACAAGCCCTGGGCATCCACCAACGATCGATTGAAATAGGCCGGTGCGCCATCCGGCTTGGACCCGAAGCCGCTGAACATGGCGGCACTTCGCAATCCCAGGAGACGATCAATCCAGATCACGGCGTTCACACCCAGCGCGGTGTGCAGACTGACCAGGCGCGATTCGGAAGTGATGCGCTCGCCCTGGCTCGCCAGCGCACCCGAGCCAGCGACGAGCGACCCCGATTCCACCAACGCCGCGAGATCAATGACACCATGCAGGCCGCCCCGCAGGCTGGCAACGCCCAGGTACCAGGACTTGGTGTACGGAACGCGTTGGACCGCAGACCAAGGGAAAATTTCACCGGACTGAACCAGCGGAAGGAGGTAGCGGCTTCCGTTGGACTCCACCGCCAGCCAGGCGGCCGTCACGGCTTCTGTTTTGGCAACGCTCAATCGCTGAGCCAACCGTTCTTGCAGCTCCTTCAGTGATTGTCGTTTGGCCATGCTCGGTGGGGTTCAATTCAAGGTGGTTCAGGCCAGCGCCCGGATCTTCGACAGCAACTCTTCACCGTTCACAGGCTTGGTCACATAGTCGCGAGCCCCCTGCCGCATGCCCCAGACCCGATCCGTCTCCAGGCTCTTGCTGGTGCACATCACGATCGGAATACTCGAATACTGAGGATCGCGGGTAATGGCACGCGTCAACTGAAATCCATTTTGACCGGGCATCACAACGTCCATCAGGATCAGGTCGGGCTTTTCCTCCCCCAAGCGACGGAAGGCCTCGTCCGCATTCTCAGCGGTTCTCACGCTGTAGCCGTTTTTACTCAGCAGATCGGACAGCACCATGAGTTCGGTTTTTGAGTCGTCAACAACGAGAATTTTGTGGATGGCCATCATGCAGCTCCGGCTAGGTTGGCGCCGAACTGCTGCACGGCTTGCAGCAGTTGGTCTTTGGTGAAGGGTTTGGTGAGGTAATCCTGGGAGCCCACCATGCGTCCGCGGGCCTTGTCAAAGACGCCGTCCTTGGAAGACAGCATGACAACAGGGATGCTGGCGAACTTGGCGTTGCGCTTGATGATGGCGCAGGTCTGATACCCGTCAAGGCGAGGCATCAGGATGTCGCAGAAGACCAGGTCGGGTTGGTAGTCGTTGATTTTGGCCAGCGCGTCAAAACCATCGTCGGCCAGCAGGACCTCATGTCCACCCTGCTTGAGAAAGATTTCGGCGCTGCGCCGGATGGTGTTGCTGTCGTCGACGACCAGGACTTTCAGGGCAGGTGTTGGGCTCACGATTCACAGGCTCCAGGATGGGTCAGGAAGTGCGGCACTCGGGCCGGAGAGCCCGTGCCTTGGTCTGCTCAGGCCAGATGCACGGGGTCTCGTGATCAGATCTGGACCATCTCGAAGTCCTCTTTGCGAGCGCCGCACTCGGGGCAGGTCCAGTTCATCGGCACCTGTGCCCAAGGGGTTCCGACCGGTACGCCGTGCTCTGGCGCGCCTTGCGCTTCGTCGTAAATCCAGCCACAAATCAGGCACATCCAAGTCTTGGTTTCGGTCATGGTTATAGGGGGCCTTGTCATAGAATGCAAGCATTGTATCGAGCGAGGTACAGCCCGCTGGAAATGGATTCTGGCCTCTGTCCAATCCCTTGTTTGAAGCGCCAGGATCATTCTGCGGGCATCTTCCACACGAATTCGGTCCCTCTCTCAACCCATGCCCGATACACCCGAAAAAACAACACCTGCAGCACTCCCACCACCGGGGGAGGCCACCCTGCCCTGCGTGATGGTGTTCAACGCCAACGACCCCAGCGGCGCGGGCGGCCTGAGCGCCGACATCACGGCCATGTCGAGTGCTTCAGTGCATGTGCTCTCGGTCGTCACCGGCGCCTACGTGCGCGACACGTCCGATGTCCACGATCACTTTGCCTTTGACGAGGAAGCCGTGGCCGATCAGGCGCGCTGCGCGCTCGAAGACATGCCGGTGCAGGCCTTCAAGGTCGGCTTCGTGGGCAACCCCGAAAACCTCAGCGTGGTGGCGGAGATCACCGCCGACTACGCCGATGTGCCCGTCATCGCGTACATGCCCGATCTTTCCTGGTGGGATGAGCTCGCCATCGAGACCTACCTCGACGCCAGTGCCGAGTTGCTGTTGCCACAGACCACCGTGCTGGTGGGCAACCACAGCACGCTGTGCCGCTGGCTGCTGCCCGAGTGGGAGGGCGACCGCCCGCCGAGCCCGCGCGACGTGGCACGGGCGGCCGCCGTGCATGGCGTGCCTTACACCCTGGTCACCGGCTTCAACGCCGCCGATCAATACCTCGAGAGCCACCTGGCTTCGCCAGAAGCGGTGCTGGCCACAGCGCGATACGAGCGGTTCGAGGCCACCTTCACCGGCGCGGGCGACACACTGTCGGCGGCCTTGTGCGCACTGATTGCTGGCGGCACCGATCTGCAATCGGCCTGCGCCGAGGCCCTGACGTATCTGGACCAATGCCTTGATGCGGGCTTTCAGCCCGGCATGGGCCATGCCGTGCCCGACCGGTTGTTCTGGGCACACGAGGAAGATGAAGAGGGCGAAGACGCTTCGGCGGAATCCGCGTCGGACAGCACGCTCGACGCCGACGATTTCCCCCTCGACACCACCCGGCATTGAATCTCCCGCGCGCAGCGCAAGCTTGCGCGAGTTTTCCCACCAACGCAGCTTTGCTCCATGACCACTGTCGACCGCAACCAGCAACTGTTTGACCGCGCCAAGGCCTTGATTCCTGGTGGTGTGAATTCACCGGTGCGCGCGTTCCGCGCGGTGGGTGGCACGCCCCGCTTCGTGCAACGAGCGCAAGGCGCGTATTTCTGGGACGCCAACGGCAAACGCCACATCGACTACATCGGTTCCTGGGGTCCGATGATCTTGGGACATGGCCACCCCGCAGTGGTGGAAGCGGTGCAGAAGGCGGTGCTTGAAGGCTTCTCTTACGGTGCACCCACCGAGCGCGAAGTGGAGCTGGCCGAAGAGATCATCAAGCTCGTGCCGAGCATCGACATGGTGCGGCTGGTGAGCTCGGGCACCGAGGCGGGCATGAGCACGATCCGGCTGGCGCGTGGTGCGACCGGGCGCAAGAAGATCATCAAGTTCGAGGGCTGTTACCACGGCCACGCCGATGCGCTGCTGGTCAAGGCAGGCTCCGGTCTGGCCACGTTCGGCAACCCGACCAGTGCCGGCGTACCGCCTGAGGTGGTGCAGCACACGATCGTGCTGGAGTACAACAACATCGAGCAACTCGAAGCGGCTTTCGTCGAGCACGGTCCCGAAGTGGCCTGCCTGATGATCGAGCCCATCGCCGGCAACATGAATTTCGTGCGTGCCAGCGTGCCGTTCATGAAACGCTGCCACGAGTTGTGCACACAGCACGGCGCGTTGTTGGCCTTCGACGAGGTGATGACAGGTTTTCGTGTGGCGCTGGGCGGCGCGCAAAGCGTGTACGCCCAGCTGATTCCAGGCTTCGAGCCCGACATGACGGTGATGGGCAAGGTGATCGGTGGCGGCATGCCGCTGGCCGCCTTTGGTGCCAAGCGCGCGGTGATGGAACAGCTGGCGCCTCTGGGTGGCGTGTACCAGGCCGGCACCCTCTCGGGCAACCCGGTGGCCACTGCTTGCGGCCTGGCCACGTTGAAGGAAATTCAGAAGCCTGGCTTCTTCGAGAACCTCTCGACCACCACACGTTCGCTGGTGGATGGCCTGACTGCTGCCGCCCACGCCGAAGGTGTTGCGATGTGTGGCGACAGCCAGGGCGGCATGTTCGGCTTCTTCCTGTTCGACGAGTTGCCGCAGAACTACGCCAAGGTGATGACCACCGACGGCCCCACCTTCAACAAACTCTTCCATGG includes:
- the hemL gene encoding glutamate-1-semialdehyde 2,1-aminomutase — translated: MTTVDRNQQLFDRAKALIPGGVNSPVRAFRAVGGTPRFVQRAQGAYFWDANGKRHIDYIGSWGPMILGHGHPAVVEAVQKAVLEGFSYGAPTEREVELAEEIIKLVPSIDMVRLVSSGTEAGMSTIRLARGATGRKKIIKFEGCYHGHADALLVKAGSGLATFGNPTSAGVPPEVVQHTIVLEYNNIEQLEAAFVEHGPEVACLMIEPIAGNMNFVRASVPFMKRCHELCTQHGALLAFDEVMTGFRVALGGAQSVYAQLIPGFEPDMTVMGKVIGGGMPLAAFGAKRAVMEQLAPLGGVYQAGTLSGNPVATACGLATLKEIQKPGFFENLSTTTRSLVDGLTAAAHAEGVAMCGDSQGGMFGFFLFDELPQNYAKVMTTDGPTFNKLFHGLLDRGVYIAPALYEAGFVSAAHTAQDIADTVAAAREVFKLLPR
- a CDS encoding chemotaxis protein CheW translates to MAKRQSLKELQERLAQRLSVAKTEAVTAAWLAVESNGSRYLLPLVQSGEIFPWSAVQRVPYTKSWYLGVASLRGGLHGVIDLAALVESGSLVAGSGALASQGERITSESRLVSLHTALGVNAVIWIDRLLGLRSAAMFSGFGSKPDGAPAYFNRSLVDAQGLLWQELDLQVLVGEPEFLAIAA
- a CDS encoding response regulator; its protein translation is MVSPTPALKVLVVDDSNTIRRSAEIFLKQGGHEVLLADDGFDALAKINDYQPDLVFCDILMPRLDGYQTCAIIKRNAKFASIPVVMLSSKDGVFDKARGRMVGSQDYLTKPFTKDQLLQAVQQFGANLAGAA
- a CDS encoding response regulator; this translates as MAIHKILVVDDSKTELMVLSDLLSKNGYSVRTAENADEAFRRLGEEKPDLILMDVVMPGQNGFQLTRAITRDPQYSSIPIVMCTSKSLETDRVWGMRQGARDYVTKPVNGEELLSKIRALA
- a CDS encoding rubredoxin, with product MTETKTWMCLICGWIYDEAQGAPEHGVPVGTPWAQVPMNWTCPECGARKEDFEMVQI
- a CDS encoding methyl-accepting chemotaxis protein — its product is MATLDRFQGLFKKKADDERDLHAVTDQEAAELAAARLAPVPQADDFSGNLLMSEDDDGAEQSGLISVPLLGRRPAEQHQRTLAASLAFGLVVLGAVTFFVLSQTEKVSQQLAASGQALMQSQRLAKSVSQALIGSPTAFPEVRDSSDVLSRSLRGLKQGDAEMSIDALGPDYAARLDELLPRIDAAEKNATAVLSQESILTQVGNALRTINRQSSDLLEIAETISSLKLQQNAPAAEISASGQLVMLTQRIGKSANEFLTLEGVSPEAVFLLGKDLNTFKEISEGLLSGSEELRLAAAKDEQVRERLGALLKLYEQTRVEAGAILGNLQGLVSAREAQASIIADSEPLRLGLQNLQSELTSRSGLSGGEFGALLFSALFALLCAGGLAYVQLQESRQRQLTAESQRLAAESLEQDAKRVNDANQAAILRLMNELQTVAEGDLTQEATVTEDITGAIADSVNYTVEELRSLVGNVQATATRVAQTTSAVESTSTELLAASTEQLREIRETGQSVLDMAQRINQVSGQAQESATVARASLVAAESGLQAVQDAIGGMNSIRDQIQETSKRIKRLGESSQEIGEITELISDITEQTNVLALNAAIQAASAGEAGRGFSVVAEEVQRLAERSADATRQISALVKAIQTDTQDAVAAMERSTQGVVEGAKLSDNAGTALSEIDRVSRRLAELIEQISNAASREADSANEVAGNIQHIFAVTEQTGEGTRSTAQQVRELSAMAEELRQSVSRFKIA
- the thiD gene encoding bifunctional hydroxymethylpyrimidine kinase/phosphomethylpyrimidine kinase, translating into MPDTPEKTTPAALPPPGEATLPCVMVFNANDPSGAGGLSADITAMSSASVHVLSVVTGAYVRDTSDVHDHFAFDEEAVADQARCALEDMPVQAFKVGFVGNPENLSVVAEITADYADVPVIAYMPDLSWWDELAIETYLDASAELLLPQTTVLVGNHSTLCRWLLPEWEGDRPPSPRDVARAAAVHGVPYTLVTGFNAADQYLESHLASPEAVLATARYERFEATFTGAGDTLSAALCALIAGGTDLQSACAEALTYLDQCLDAGFQPGMGHAVPDRLFWAHEEDEEGEDASAESASDSTLDADDFPLDTTRH